A part of Cannabis sativa cultivar Pink pepper isolate KNU-18-1 chromosome 6, ASM2916894v1, whole genome shotgun sequence genomic DNA contains:
- the LOC115695687 gene encoding uncharacterized protein LOC115695687, with translation MAKNRNKKKRDSSAMEVTEDLVSDVPQAMDTSETGARNVATVSPNMKVKKGRPMKRSKNVRKMKSIAKAISKSEKTVEKVLKHDDKKSRTQSAKLLYE, from the exons atggcgaaaaatagaaacaagaagaaaagagatagCTCTGCTATGGAAGTAACGGAAGATTTGGTTTCCGATGTCCCTCAAG CAATGGACACTTCAGAGACTGGAGCTCGAAACGTGGCCACCGTTTCTCCCAATAT GAAGGTAAAGAAGGGAAGACCAATGAAGAGGTCCAAAAATGTCCGGAAGATGAAATCCATAGCGAAAGCAATATCTAAGAGCGAGAAAACAGTTGAGAAAGTTTTGAAGCATGACGACAAAAAATCGAGAACACAGTCTGCCAAATTGCTATACGAGTAA